The genomic interval GCGTTACAAGCGCGCGCTAGACAAGCTTCGTGAGAAATTTGCCGGCCTGGATGAAACTTAGTGGCGTGCAAATATCTCTAACGAACCGGCGAGTTCTGCTAGACTTGCCGTCGAGTTGTCCCCCTTGTTTGTGGTGGGACTGCTTAACTATCACCAGATGGGGATTTAACGGATGAAATTGAAAAACACCTTGGGCTTGGCCATTGGTTCGCTCGTAGCCGCTACCTCGATTGGCGCTATGGCACAAGGCACAGGCGCTGTGGAAGTCGAAGGCTTCTACAAGAAAGAGTTCTTCGACAGCCAGCGTGACTTCAAGAACGACGGCAACCTGTTCGGCGGCTCGATCGGTTACTTCCTGACCGACGACGTTGAACTGCGCCTGGGTTACGACGAAGTTCACAACGCTCGTGGCGAAGACGGCAAGAACATCAAGGGCTCGAACACCGCCCTGGACGCCGTTTACCACTTCAACAACCCGTATGACGCAATCCGTCCGTACGTTTCCGCTGGTTTCTCGCACCAGTCGCTGGGCCAGACCGGCCGTGGCGGTCGTGACCACTCCACCTTCGCCAACGTTGGCGCTGGTGCCAAGTGGTACATCACCGACATGTTCTATGCCCGTGCCGGCGTAGAAGCTCAGTACAACATCGACCAGGGCGACACCGAGTGGGCCCCAAGCGTTGGTGTTGGCCTGAACTTCGGCGGTAGCCCGAAGCAAGCCGAAGTCGCTCCAGCTCCAGTAGCTGAAGTGTGCTCCGACTCCGACAACGACGGCGTTTGCGACAACGTCGACAAGTGCCCAGACACCCCGGCCAACGTTACCGTTGACGCCGACGGCTGCCCGGCTGTTGCCGAAGTCGTTCGTGTTGAGCTGGACGTCAAGTTCGACTTCGACAAGTCGGTCGTCAAGCCAAACAGCTACGGCGACATCAAGAACCTGGCTGACTTCATGAAGCAGTACCCACAAACCACCACCGTGGTTGAAGGTCACACTGACTCCGTGGGTCCAGACGCTTACAACCAGAAGCTGTCCGAGCGTCGTGCCAACGCTGTCAAGCAAGTCCTGACCCAGCAGTACGGCGTAGAATCCAACCGTGTTGACTCGGTTGGCTACGGCGAAACCCGTCCGGTTGCTGACAACGCCACCGAAGAAGGCCGTGCTATCAACCGTCGCGTTGAAGCTCAGGTAGAAGCTCAGTCCAAGTAATTGGCCTGATGCTTCATGAAAAACCCGGCCTCGGCCGGGTTTTTCTTTGCCTGGGTTTTAACCGGCCTCACAGCCTGCTCCTGCAGTGAAGGGTATTCAGCCCGCGATTGAAACCAGCTCCAGAGCCTGCTGTTCCCCGACCACTTCCCCAATCACCAGAATCGCCGGGCTACGCAAGCCAAACCCACGCGCATCTTCAACCATGCCTCGCACATCGCTCCTGCACTCCCGCTGCTGCGGCATCGAGGCATTCTCGATCATCGCCACTGCGGCTTGTTGCAGGGCGCGTACCGCCTTGAGGGTGAGCAGTTCAGGGTCGCCAGGGCCGGCACCCACCAGCCAGACTTTTGCACTCATCAGGTATTCCTCATCGGCAGGGTCCGCTCAGCCTTTTTGCAGGCTGAACAGCAAAATCAGGTTGAACAGCAGGGACAGCAAGGCCAGGGTGCGCCATACCTTCAGCGGCTCACGCTCCAGCAGTGGCCGTGGCCGGGTGGGCAGCTCCTGGCGGTCGCCGCGTTCAAGCAGCAGCAACCAGTGTTCGGCCGTTTCGAAGCGTTGCGCCGGGTCGGCGGCCACCGCCTGTTGCAGGTTGTGCTGCAGCCATTCCGGCAGGTCGGGGCGGTAGCGCGCGGCGTTGACTGGCTGGCCGAAGCGCGGGCGCTGGAAGGCTTCCACCTCGCCATACGGGTAGTGACCGGTCAGCAGGCGGTACAGCGTCACGCCCACGGCATACAGGTCTTGGCGCGGGCTGGGCGGTTGGCCGTCAAACGCTTCCGGGGCGAGGTACGAGGGTGTGCCGGGCACGTCGTGCAGCGGGTCTTCGGACAGGCCTGGGCAGTAGGCCAGGCCGAAGTCCAGCAGGCGCAGCTGGCCATCGCTGCCCAAGTGCAGGTTGTCTGGCTTGATATCGCGGTGCAGCAGGTTGCGCCGGTGCAGCACGCCGACCGCCTGCAGCAGTTGCCGGGCCATTTCCAGCCACTGTGGCAAGGGCAGCGGGCCGTGTTCGGCCAGCAGCGTTGCAAGGGTCTGGCCGGGGTATTCGCGCATCACGTAGTACAGGTGCTGGCGCTGGCTGGCGGCATGCAGTTCGGGGAAATGTCGGCCAGCGACCCTGCGCAGGAACCACTCCTCCAGTAATAGTCCTTGCGCCGCTTTTGGCTCCTGCTCGCGTGCGGCAGGCAGGGTTTTTAGCAGCCACGCTTGACCTTGGCCGTCGCGCACCCGGTAGACCAGGGACTGGCGGCTGTGTGACAGCAGCTGTTCGGTGAGCCAGCCATCGATCACCTGGCCTTCGCGCAGCGGGCCGGGTACCGACCCCTGCTGCAGCTGTGCCAGGGTGTCGCCGAGGTTGGCCGTGCCCAGTTGCTCGACCTGCACCAGCAAGGCACTGGCGTTGTCCTGGCTGCCATTGAGGTGCGCACTGGTAACCAGCGTGTCGACGGCCAGTTGCAGGTCGGGCTGCTCACGCAACACCGCCTGTATATGCTGGTCGCCCAGGCTGGCCCAGACGCCGTCGCTGACCAGCAAGAAGCATTCACCCGCCTGCAGCTCGCCCTCCAGATAATCCACCAGCAGGTGTTGATCCAGGCCCAGCGCGCGTTTCAGCACATGCTGCATGCCCGGCTGGTCCCACACGTGGTCTTCGCTCAGGCACTGCAGGTGCCCGGCGTGCCAGCGGTACACACGGCAGTCGCCAACATGGGCCAGGGTGAAGCGCCGGCCCCGCAGCACCAGTGCGCTGAGGGTGGTCAACAATGGCTGACCGCTGCCTTGGGCACGCAGCCAGCGGTTCTGTGCCAGCAGCAGGCGGTCGAGGGCCTGGGCCACGCTCCAGGTGGCGGGGGTGGCGTAGTAGTCCAGGGCCAGCGCTTGCAAGCTGGCGCGTGCTGCCAGGCCACCATCGGCGCATTGGCTGACGCCGTCGGCAAGGGCGAACAGGTAGCCCTTGCTGGCGGCCAGCTCTGGCGCCGGGGTAACCAGGCGCAGGGCGTCCTGGTTTTCCTCGCGCGGCCCGGTGGCGCTGGCCTGGGCGAAACTCAGTTGCAGGCTCATCGAGGTGCCTCAGACCCGCGCCGCAGTGACTGCAGCCGAGCCCCAGGTGGTGCGCCAGCGCTGTTTCACGCCGTGCAGGCCGAACCAGGCCAGCAGGCCGAGGCTGGCGAACAGCCACAGCCCCACCTGGTAATCGCCGGTGTGCTGTTTGATGGTGCCAAGCCCGGCGGCCAGCAGGAAGCCACCGATGCCCCCGGCCATGCCGATCAGCCCGGTCATTACGCCGATTTCGTGACGGAAGCGCTGCGGTACCAGCTGGAATACCGCGCCGTTGCCCGCGCCCAGGCCGAGCATGGCGCTGATGAACAGCGCCAGGGCGGCGGCAGACGGCAGGTTGAAACCGACTGCGGCTATGCAGATGGCTGCAACGCTGTACATGCCCAGCAAGGTGCGGATACCGCCGAAGCGGTCGGCCAGGGCACCGCCGAGAGGGCGCATCAGGCTGCCGGCGAACACGCAGGCCGCGGTGTAGTAGCCAGCGGTGACCGGGCTCAAACCGTACTGGTCGCTGAAGTAGCCAGGCAGGGCACTGGCCAGGCCGATGAAGCCGCCGAAGGTGACACTGTAGAAGAACATGAACCACCAGCTGTCACGGTCGCCGAGGGCCTTGAGGTAGTCAGCCATGGCCTTTGGTTTTGGGCGCTGCGGGGCGTTGCGCGCCAGCAGGGCGAACACCACCAGCGCCAGTGTCAAAGGAATCAGCGCAAAGCCAAACACATTGTTCCAGCCAAAACCCGCGGCCAGCGCCGGCGCCAGCAGGGCGGCGAACACTGTGCCGGAGTTGCCGGCGCCGGCAATGCCCATGGCCTTGCCCTGATGCTGCGGCGGGTACCACTGCGACGCCAGCGGCAGCGATACGGCGAACGAAGCGCCGGCAAAGCCGAGGAACATGCCCAGCAGCAGCACCTGTTCATAGCTGTGTACGCCGAAGTGCCAGGCCACCGCCAGCGCGACGATCACCACCACCTGGCCGATCACGCCGGCGGTCTTGGGCGACAGGCGGTCGACCAGTACGCCCATGGCAAAGCGCAGTACTGCCCCGGCCAGGATCGGCATGGCCACCATCAGGCCCCGTTGTTGTGCGCTCAGTTGCAGGTCACCGGCAATCTGCACCGCCAGCGGGCCCAGCAGGTACCAGACCATGAAGCTCAGGTCGAAGTACAGAAACGCAGCGAACAGCGTGGGCACATGCCCGGATTTCCAGAAGCTGGTACTCATCGAACACCTCACTTGGCAATGCAGCGGAACGAAAAAGACGCCGCTACCCGCTCCACGGAGGTGGAGGGGAGAGCGACGTCTTTGTCGGGATTTAAGTGGGGCAACCGCCGTTGGCTACCGGTGCAAATACATCAGCAAGAGCCGGGCCAATTCGGAATATCGAGCAGCGCGGACTTTGTGGGAGCGGCCTTGTGTCGCGATAGGGCTGCGCAGCAGCCCCATGATTTCAGCTTCGCCACTGAATTTGCCGGGGCTGCTGCGCAGCCCTATCGCGACACAAGGCCGCTCCCACAAAGGCCTGCACTGCTAGCCGAGCATTTCATGCATGGCAATGATCTGCTCTGCCACCTGAATCAGCTTCTGCTGCCGGCTCATGGCCTGGCGGCGCATCAGGGTGTAGGCCTGTTCTTCGTTGCAGTCTTTCATTTTCATCAGCAAACCCTTGGCCTGCTCGATGCGTTTGCGTTCGGCCAGTTGCTGGTCGCGTGCCACCAACTGCGCCTTCAGTGCCTGATCGCTTTCGAAGCGGGCCATGGCCACATCCAGAATGGGCTGCAACCGGGCGGCATGGATGCCTTCGACGATATAGGCACTGACGCCCGCCTGAATCGCCTGGCGCATCACCCCGGGGTCATGCTCGTCAGTGAACAGCACGATGGGGCGCGGCTGGTCACGGCTGACCAGCACCACCTGTTCCATCACATCACGGTCAGGTGAGTCGGTGTCGATCAGCACCACATCCGGGCGCACCGTTTCGATGCAGGCGGGCAGGTCGATGGTCAAGCCTGGGGCTTCGGTGACCTCGAAGCCCGCCTCGATCAGCGCCGCCTTGAGGCGGCCAAGTTTGTGCTGGGTGTCGTCAATCAGCAGGATGCGCAACATGTAGGTCTCCCTCACACGCCGACGCGGGCTTCGGGCAGGTCGCCCAATGCATGCAGGCTGAAACTGCGGGCGTAGCCGTAGGGGTCGCTGCCGTCCCAGCAGGTGCCGTCGATCAGCAGGCTGCTGCGCATCGGCAGCGAAGGGCACGCTACGCCCAGGCTTTGCGCCGCCTCGCTGTACAGTGCCAGTTGCTGTACCTGGCGGGCCACGCCGAGGTAGTCGGGGTCTTCGCGCAGCAGGCCCCAGCGGCGGAACTGGGTCATGAACCACATGCCGTCGGACAGGTATGGCAGGTTGGCCCGGCCGTGGTCGAACAGGCGCAGGGCATGCCGGTCTTGCCAGTGGTTGCCCAGGCCATCCTGGTAGTGGCCGAGCAGGCGTGGCTCGATACTCGCCAGCGGCGTATCCAGATAAGCGCTGCCGCTGAGCAGTTGCGCGGTGCTGCGGCGGTTTTCCGGGCTTTGCTCGATGAACCGGCTGGCGGCGAGGATTGCCTTGATCAGGGCGCGGGCGCTGTTGGGGTACTGTTCGGCGAAGGCGCGGGCGCAGGCCAGGACCTTTTCCGGGTGGTCCGGCCAGATCGACTGGCTGGTGGCCAGGGTGAAGCCTTGGCCCTTGGCGACCGCATCAGCGGCCCAGGGCTCGCCCACGCAGAAGCCGTCGATGCGACCGGCCTGGATGTGTGCGGCCATCTGTGCCGGTGGCACCACCACGCTGTCGACGTCGCGCAGTGGGTGGATGCCCTGGCTGGCCAGCCAGTAATACAGCCACATGGCATGGGTGCCGGTGGGGAAGGTCTGGGCGAAGGTCAGCCGTGCGCCTTGCTGGTGCACCAGCCGCGCCAGTGCTTCAGGGTTGGTCACGCCTTTGCGCTGCAGCGCCGGGGACAGGTTGATGGCCTGGGCGTTCTGGTTCAGTCCCATGAGCACGGCCATATCACTGGCGGGTACCCCGCCAATCCCCAGATGCACGGCGTAGGCCAGGCCATACAGGCAGTGCGCCGCGTCCAGCTCGCCGCTGACCAGCTTGTCGCGAAGCCCCGCCCAGGAGCCCTGGCGGTGGACGTTGAGGGTAAGTCCGTGTTGTTGGGCGAAGCCCTGGGTGGCCGCGACCACCACCGAGGCGCAGTCGGTCAGGGCCATGTAGCCGATGTTCAGGCTGGGCTTCTCGGGCGCATCGCTGCCGTTGACCCAGGCCAGGGGCGTTGCTCGGGGTACAGTGTTCACAAGGTTCCTCGCCTGTACTGATTAGGCTGTGGGCCAAACCGGTGCAACCGATGTGCCAGGGCTGCACTGGCCCATGATTTGCTGTCCTGCCAGCGCCACGGTGGCTATAATCGCCCCCTCACTTACCCCGAGCCTTGCCTGCCCATGTATACCCTGGCCCGCCAGCTGCTGTTCAAGCTTTCTCCGGAAACCTCCCACGACCTGTCCCTGGACCTGATCGGTGCCGGTGGCCGCCTTGGCCTTAACGGCATGCTGTGCAAGCAGCCGGCAGCATTGCCGGTCACGGTCATGGGCTTGAACTTCGCCAACCCGGTGGGCCTGGCTGCCGGCCTGGACAAAAACGGCGCAGCCATCGACGGTTTCGCCCAGCTGGGTTTCGGTTTTGTCGAAATCGGCACCGTCACCCCGCGGCCGCAGCCGGGTAACCCCAAGCCGCGGCTGTTCCGATTGCCGGAAGCCACGGCCATCATCAACCGCATGGGCTTCAACAACCTGGGTGTTGATAACCTGCTCGACCGGGTACGTGCGTCGCGTTACAAGGGCGTGCTGGGCATCAACATCGGCAAGAACTTCGACACCCCGGTGGAGCGTGCCGTCGATGATTACCTGATCTGCCTGGACAAGGTGTACACCGCCGCCAGCTATATCACCGTCAACGTCAGCTCGCCGAACACCCCCGGCCTGCGCAGCCTGCAGTTCGGCGATTCGCTCAAGCAGTTGCTCGATGCCCTGGCCGTGCGCCGTGAGCAGCTGGCCGCTACCCATGGCAAGCGCGTGCCGCTGGCCATCAAGATTGCCCCGGACATGAGTGACGAAGAAACCGCGCTGGTAGCCGCCGCCCTGATGGAATCGGGCATGGATGCGGTGATCGCCACCAACACCACGCTGGGTCGTGAAGGTGTCGAAGGGCTGCCGTATGGTGGCGAGGCGGGCGGCCTGTCGGGCGCGCCAGTGCTGGAGAAGAGCACCCACATCGTCAAGGTGCTGGCAGGTGAACTGGGCGGCAAACTGCCGATCATTGCTGCCGGTGGCATTACCGAAGGCCGTCACGCTGCCGAGAAAATCGCCGCCGGGGCGAGCCTGGTGCAGATCTATTCGGGCTTCATCTACAAGGGGCCGGCACTTGTCCGCGAGGCGGTGGACGCTATCGCGGCAATGCCACGGGTTTGATCGGCAGACAAAAAAAGGGCCCCTTCAAGGGGCCCCTGGGCCTTCGCCCGCCGCCCGGATGGGGCGTGCATGGTAAATCGAATTCAGTGTCCTCGATCAGCCAACGGCGTGATTTTCGTTGAGTCTATGGATACCAGCGGTGCCAGTCATTCCGTCCCAGTTATCACCGCGACCTTCGCGCCAGCCGTTGATCCAGGCTTGGCGAACAGAAGGAAGATTGAAGGGGCAAAGTTCGCGGGATTTGCCGGTGACCCCATATTGGTAGCCACGTGAATATGCTCTTTCCAACGGATCACGCTTAAGTCTTCTCATAGGGTGTTGCCCTCACTTGTTGACTGTAATGTCCCGTCGGCCTCTCTGAGGCCGGGCAGAGTCTTTCTGCCGGTTTGCGCTCGCTGCCGGCGTGGCGAGCTGAAAGTGCCGCCTCGTTGCGAAGCGGCCTGAGACCAGTTCTAACGAATGCGAGTCACGGTGTGAATGATCGATTTGTCATAAGCACGTAACCTTTCATAGGGTCAGGGGATAAGTAAATAAATGCGACTTAACCTTATTTGAGGTTTGGCCCGCTATGATCGGGGTTTGCTGATGATTGACGTCATTTCGCCAGCGTCTCTGGCGGGTGGCAGAAATAATTTGAAATGCGACGAAGGGTCACACAGGCCCCGGCATCGCCAGAATTTTTTGTACTGCCTGATGATCTAAGCTGTCTTTGCCACTGGGCCGAGCGCAGATC from Pseudomonas fortuita carries:
- a CDS encoding OmpA family protein; translation: MKLKNTLGLAIGSLVAATSIGAMAQGTGAVEVEGFYKKEFFDSQRDFKNDGNLFGGSIGYFLTDDVELRLGYDEVHNARGEDGKNIKGSNTALDAVYHFNNPYDAIRPYVSAGFSHQSLGQTGRGGRDHSTFANVGAGAKWYITDMFYARAGVEAQYNIDQGDTEWAPSVGVGLNFGGSPKQAEVAPAPVAEVCSDSDNDGVCDNVDKCPDTPANVTVDADGCPAVAEVVRVELDVKFDFDKSVVKPNSYGDIKNLADFMKQYPQTTTVVEGHTDSVGPDAYNQKLSERRANAVKQVLTQQYGVESNRVDSVGYGETRPVADNATEEGRAINRRVEAQVEAQSK
- a CDS encoding bifunctional protein-serine/threonine kinase/phosphatase, with product MSLQLSFAQASATGPREENQDALRLVTPAPELAASKGYLFALADGVSQCADGGLAARASLQALALDYYATPATWSVAQALDRLLLAQNRWLRAQGSGQPLLTTLSALVLRGRRFTLAHVGDCRVYRWHAGHLQCLSEDHVWDQPGMQHVLKRALGLDQHLLVDYLEGELQAGECFLLVSDGVWASLGDQHIQAVLREQPDLQLAVDTLVTSAHLNGSQDNASALLVQVEQLGTANLGDTLAQLQQGSVPGPLREGQVIDGWLTEQLLSHSRQSLVYRVRDGQGQAWLLKTLPAAREQEPKAAQGLLLEEWFLRRVAGRHFPELHAASQRQHLYYVMREYPGQTLATLLAEHGPLPLPQWLEMARQLLQAVGVLHRRNLLHRDIKPDNLHLGSDGQLRLLDFGLAYCPGLSEDPLHDVPGTPSYLAPEAFDGQPPSPRQDLYAVGVTLYRLLTGHYPYGEVEAFQRPRFGQPVNAARYRPDLPEWLQHNLQQAVAADPAQRFETAEHWLLLLERGDRQELPTRPRPLLEREPLKVWRTLALLSLLFNLILLFSLQKG
- a CDS encoding nitrate/nitrite transporter, with translation MSTSFWKSGHVPTLFAAFLYFDLSFMVWYLLGPLAVQIAGDLQLSAQQRGLMVAMPILAGAVLRFAMGVLVDRLSPKTAGVIGQVVVIVALAVAWHFGVHSYEQVLLLGMFLGFAGASFAVSLPLASQWYPPQHQGKAMGIAGAGNSGTVFAALLAPALAAGFGWNNVFGFALIPLTLALVVFALLARNAPQRPKPKAMADYLKALGDRDSWWFMFFYSVTFGGFIGLASALPGYFSDQYGLSPVTAGYYTAACVFAGSLMRPLGGALADRFGGIRTLLGMYSVAAICIAAVGFNLPSAAALALFISAMLGLGAGNGAVFQLVPQRFRHEIGVMTGLIGMAGGIGGFLLAAGLGTIKQHTGDYQVGLWLFASLGLLAWFGLHGVKQRWRTTWGSAAVTAARV
- a CDS encoding ANTAR domain-containing response regulator, which translates into the protein MLRILLIDDTQHKLGRLKAALIEAGFEVTEAPGLTIDLPACIETVRPDVVLIDTDSPDRDVMEQVVLVSRDQPRPIVLFTDEHDPGVMRQAIQAGVSAYIVEGIHAARLQPILDVAMARFESDQALKAQLVARDQQLAERKRIEQAKGLLMKMKDCNEEQAYTLMRRQAMSRQQKLIQVAEQIIAMHEMLG
- a CDS encoding CmpA/NrtA family ABC transporter substrate-binding protein, producing the protein MNTVPRATPLAWVNGSDAPEKPSLNIGYMALTDCASVVVAATQGFAQQHGLTLNVHRQGSWAGLRDKLVSGELDAAHCLYGLAYAVHLGIGGVPASDMAVLMGLNQNAQAINLSPALQRKGVTNPEALARLVHQQGARLTFAQTFPTGTHAMWLYYWLASQGIHPLRDVDSVVVPPAQMAAHIQAGRIDGFCVGEPWAADAVAKGQGFTLATSQSIWPDHPEKVLACARAFAEQYPNSARALIKAILAASRFIEQSPENRRSTAQLLSGSAYLDTPLASIEPRLLGHYQDGLGNHWQDRHALRLFDHGRANLPYLSDGMWFMTQFRRWGLLREDPDYLGVARQVQQLALYSEAAQSLGVACPSLPMRSSLLIDGTCWDGSDPYGYARSFSLHALGDLPEARVGV
- a CDS encoding quinone-dependent dihydroorotate dehydrogenase produces the protein MYTLARQLLFKLSPETSHDLSLDLIGAGGRLGLNGMLCKQPAALPVTVMGLNFANPVGLAAGLDKNGAAIDGFAQLGFGFVEIGTVTPRPQPGNPKPRLFRLPEATAIINRMGFNNLGVDNLLDRVRASRYKGVLGINIGKNFDTPVERAVDDYLICLDKVYTAASYITVNVSSPNTPGLRSLQFGDSLKQLLDALAVRREQLAATHGKRVPLAIKIAPDMSDEETALVAAALMESGMDAVIATNTTLGREGVEGLPYGGEAGGLSGAPVLEKSTHIVKVLAGELGGKLPIIAAGGITEGRHAAEKIAAGASLVQIYSGFIYKGPALVREAVDAIAAMPRV
- the rmf gene encoding ribosome modulation factor translates to MRRLKRDPLERAYSRGYQYGVTGKSRELCPFNLPSVRQAWINGWREGRGDNWDGMTGTAGIHRLNENHAVG